From the genome of Sphingopyxis sp. DBS4:
CGACAGGCGCACGGGAACCGACGGGTCGCGTTCGCTGGGCTTCAGAATGAAGGCGTTGCCGACGACGGTCGCGATCGCGCCCATCCACAACGGGATCATCGCGGGAAAGTTGAACGGGGTGATGCCCGCGCCGATGCCGATCGGCTGGCGCATCGAATAGACGTCGATGCCGGGACCGGCGCCGATCGTATAGTCGCCCTTCAGCACATGCGGCGCGGCGCAGGCGAATTCGACGACGTCGAGCCCGCGCTGGACGTCGCCGCGCGCGTCGGCGATCACCTTGCCATGTTCAGCCGACAGCATCTGCGCGAGTTCTTCCAGATTGGCCTCGACCAGCCGCTTGAATTCGAACATGACGCGGGCGCGGCGCTGCGGATTGGTCGTCGCCCAGCCGGGCTGCGCGGCCTTCGCGGCGGCGACGGCGCGGTCGAGCACGGCGCGATCACCGAGCGCGACCCGCGCCTGCACGCCGCCATTATTGGGGTCGAGGATATCGCCGAAGCGCCCCGAACCACTGGCGCTACCGCCTGCCCCGCCGGCGATGTGATGGTCGATCTGTCGCATGTTCGAGTCTCCCGTAAAATCTTGTCGCTGCCACAGACCAGTTACGGGGCGATTGCAAGGGATAGACTTGCAGGGTCATACTGCATATTTGCAGGATATGGACTGGGACAAGCTGCAATATTTCCTGTTCGTCGCGCGTCACGGCACGCTCGCGCGGGCGGGGGCGGCGCTGCACGTCGATGCAACCACGGTCAGCCGCCGGGTGAGCGCGCTCGAAACCGCGCTCGGCCAGACCTTGTTCGAGCGCGCGCCCACCGGCTTCGTCCTGACCGCGGCGGGCCGCGCGCTCGTGCCGCACGCCGAAGCGATGGCGGCGGCGGCGGCGCGCATTCATACACGCGACGAGGAAACGGGCCTGTCAGGGCAGTTGCGGGTCAGCGTTTCCGAAGGCTTCGGCAACAGCTTCATCGCGCCGCGGCTCGGCGGCTTCGTCGCTGCGCATCCCGAGCTCGAGATCGACCTCGTCGCCTCGTCGGGCTTCCTCGACCCGTCGCGGCGCGAGGCCGATATGGCGATCCTGCTCGCGCGGCCCCGAAAAGGCCCGCTGATCACGCGCAAACTGTCGGATTACAGCCTGGGCCTCTATGCCCCCGCCGACCGGCCCGAATGGTGCGACGCGGCCGAGCGGACGCCGCTGGCACGCGCGGGGATTCCGGTGATCGGTTACATGCCCGACATCCTCTATGCGCCCGAGCTCGACTATTTGGGCGAGATCGAGCCCGGGCTGCGCGCCACCGTGCGCTCATCGTCGATCCTCGCGCAGCGGCGGATGATCGCGGGCGGCGCCGGGGTCGGCGTCCTGCCCTGTTTCCTGGCCGCGGACGACCCCGCGCTGGTGCGCGTCCGCGCCGATCAGGTGATCGCGCGCGCCTTCTGGCTCGCGCTCCACCGCGACGTCGCGCCGCAACCGCGGATCCGCGCCTTCATCGAATGGCTCGATGCCGAGGTGCGCGAGAATCGGAGCCTGCTGGTGCCGGCCGATGCCGCGCGCGCCGCTCAGAACTGATAGGCGAGCCCGCCGCCCATGAGCCACTGGTCGCGGCTGCCGGCGACGTCGACGATCGGCGAAGCCCCGAAACGGCTCGTCATCCGGCCATATTGCGCGCCGCCGATCAGCACGAAGCCCTTGCGCAGATCGCCCGACAGCGAATAGGCGCCGGCCATGCCGATCGTATATTTGCCGAGCGTCGCCTTGCGCCCCGCGCCGGTATAGACGGGCAACCCGCTCGCGGCGCTGCCGACCGGATCGACGTCGAAATAATAGCGGCCGAAGCCTTTGCCATAGAGGTTGAATGACGCCGAAAGGCCGATATAGGCGCGCTTCGACAGCGGCGTGCCATAATCGATCGTCGGCGAGACGACCCAGCTTCCGTGCCGGCCGCTGATGTCCTTGACCCCGACGACGCGGAAACCGATCTGGTCGTAGCGGCTGGTGATGATACCCGATTGCGTGATCCCCGCCGAAATGCCGAGCTCGACCGCCATCTTGCGGTCGCCGAGCGCCTCGACCTGCGCGTCCTTGATGCGGCCGGTGCGGTCGCTGCGCAGGTTGATGATCGGACCGAACTTGAAGTCGGTCCGCTGCCCGCGCTTCTGACGGATCAGGTCGACCTGAAAATTGGTGCCGCGGGTCGAGAAGCTGTACCCCTTGTAGCGCCCGCGGAAATAGAAGGCGGGGAGGACGTTGCGCTCGTCCGAGCCATTATAGCTCGGCACGGTGATCACCCCCGCGGCGAGCGCGAAATAGTCGCGCGCATAGCGGCGGTCCTCACGATCGTCCTGCGGCCGCGCGGCGGGCAGCAGGATATTGTCATCGATGTCGCCGCTGTCCTGCACGAAGTGCACCGGCGCATCGGCGGGCACAGCGACCGGTGACGGATCGGCGGTGAGCGGCAGATCGTAGGGAAGCGCGACCTCCTCGGCCGCGGCGGGCGCCGCGAAGCCCGCGAGGGCAGCAAGGATCGGCGCCAGGCGGAGGAAGCGGAAGAGCGACGTCAAATCGGGCATATCCATCCTATGTTCTTGCCCCTCTGGCAGCGGGTGTATGGGATTGCCCCGACAATGCAAAGACTTCGTCTTGCCGGGGGAGGCTTTTCGCTTCATCGTGGCTTTCATGCATCGCTCCGTCCTGCCTTCCTTTCTATCCGCGCGAGCGCGCATCGGTTCCCGATGAGCCGCGCCGGACGGTTCGCGGGCTATGCGCTGCTCGCGAGCGCGGCGCTGATCGCGGCGGTGACGCGGCGCGAGGCGATCGCGACGATCGGGCCGTTTCCGGTGATCGCGGTCGTGCTGCTGCTCGCGATGGTGGGGGCGATGCTGGTGTTCACCGACCTGATGGTGCGCGGGCTGTATGCGCAGATCGCTACGGCGAAAGGGCGCGAGGAAGAGGAAGAATAGCTCCCCTCCCTGCAAGGGAGGGGCGGGGGGTGGGTCGCCGCAGGCGTTCTTTCCTTCGGAGTTCCTTCGGGTCGCTTACCCACCCCGCTGCGACTAGGCAGCGAGCTGCCAAGTCTTCGCACCCCTCCCTTGCAGGGAGGGGAGGCTTTTTATTCGACACTATCTGCGGTTACCAGTATGACGCCGCGATGACCGATCGTCCGCATACGCCGCTGCTCGACACGGTGGATGTCCCCGCCGACCTCCGCAAGCTGAAGCCCGAAGACCTCCGCCAGTTCGCCGACGAACTGCGCGCAGAGATGATTTCGGCCGTCGGCACCACCGGCGGGCACCTGGGCTCGGGCCTCGGCGTCGTCGAGCTGACGGTCGCGCTCCACTATGTGTTCGACACGCCGCGCGACAAGATCGTCTGGGACGTCGGGCATCAATGCTATCCGCACAAGATCGTCACCGGCCGCCGCGACCGCATCCGGACGCTGCGGACCGGCGGCGGGCTTTCGGGCTTCACCAAGCGCAGCGAGAGCGAATACGACCCGTTCGGGGCGGCGCATTCGTCGACCTCGATCAGCGCCGCGCTCGGCTTCGCGATCGCCAACAAGCTGAAGGACGAGCCCGGCCGGGCGATCGCGGTGATCGGCGACGGATCGATGTCGGCGGGCATGGCCTATGAGGCGATGAACAATGCCGCCGCCGCGGGCAATCGGCTGATCGTCATCCTCAACGACAATGACATGTCGATCGCGCCGCCGGTCGGCGGCCTTTCGGCCTATCTCGCCAAGCTCGTGTCGTCGCGGCCGTTCGTCGAGCTGCGCGAGATCGCGCGGCGCTTTGCGCGCAAGCTGCCGCAGCCGCTCCACAAGGCGGCGAAGAAGACCGACGAGTTCGCGCGCGGCATGGCGATGGGCGGCACCTTGTTCGAGGAGCTGGGCTTTTATTATGTCGGGCCGATCGACGGACATAATCTCGACCATCTGATCCCGGTGCTCGAAAATGTCCGCGACAGCGACCATGGCCCGGTGCTGATCCATGCGGTGACGCAGAAGGGCAAGGGCTATGCCCCCGCCGAAGCCGCGGCCGACAAATATCACGGCGTACAGAAATTCGACGTCATCACCGGCGTGCAGGCGAAGGCACCGCCGGGGCCGCCCGCCTATCAGAACGTCTTTGGCGAGACGCTGGCGAGGCTTGCCGAGACCGACAAGCGGATCGTCGCGATCACCGCGGCGATGCCGTCGGGGACCGGGGTCGACAAATTCGCCAAGGCGCATCCCGATCGCAGCTTCGACGTCGGCATCGCCGAGCAGCATGCGGTGACCTTCGCGGCGGGGCTCGCGGCGCAGGGAATGCGGCCGTTCGCGGCGATCTATTCGACCTTCCTCCAGCGCGCCTACGACCAGGTCGTCCACGACGTCGCGATCCAGAATCTGCCGGTGCGCTTCGCGATCGATCGCGCGGGGCTGGTCGGCGCCGACGGATCGACCCACGCCGGCAGCTTCGACATCACCTATCTCGCGACCTTGCCCAATATGGTGGTGATGGCCGCGGCCGACGAGGCCGAGCTCGTCCACATGACCTATACTGCCGCCGAATATGACGCGGGCCCGATCGCTTTCCGCTATCCGCGCGGAAGCGGCACCGGCGTGGCGCTGCCCGAGGTTCCGCAAAAGCTCGCGATCGGCAAGGGCCGCGTCGTCCGCCAGGGCAAGACGGTCGCGATCCTGTCGCTCGGCACCCGGCTCGCCGAGGCGCTGAAAGCGGCCGACACGCTGGAAGCGCGCGGCCTGTCGACGAGCGTAATCGACCTGCGCTTCGCCAAGCCGCTCGACGAGGAACTGATCCGCAGGACGCTGGCCGCCCACGAGGTCTGCGTGACGATCGAGGAAGGCAGCATCGGCGGGCTCGGCGCGCATGTGCTGACGCTCGCGAGCGACGAGGGGCTGATCGACGCCGGGCTGAAACTGCGCACGATGCGGCTGCCCGACGTCTTTCAGGATCAGGACAAGCCCGAGGCGCAATATGACGAAGCGGGGCTCAACGCGCCGCAGATCGTCGACACGGTACTGAAGGCGCTCCGCCACAACAGCGCGGGCGTCGAGGAGGCGGGCGCGCGGGCGTGAACGGCTGGTGGTTCGCCGCCGGCTGCGTCGGACTCTATCTGCTGTTCGCCATCTTCGCCGCTCGGGCGAACAAACGACAGGTTGCGGCCTTGGCGAAAAGCCGCGTGAATCCGGGACGTGAGGAATTCGTCGCGCTTCTGATGGACGATTGCGATCCTGACATCGCCGAGTTTCTCTGGACAATATTTACCGAAGAATATTCCCATTGGGGTGTCGAGTTGTCTCCCCATCCTGACGACAATTATCTGGAAGACATGCCCATCGACCCCGATAATCAGGGCGATTGGCTAAGCGACTTCTGTGCGGCGAATGACCTGTCCCCGAAGGACATGCCGCATTGGCCGGATGGCTGGGAGACGACGGTGCGGAATTTCGCCCGCTGGCTTCAGAGATGCGGCAGGCGATGAAGCGGGCGATGGTATCGCGCGCAACCAAATTGTCGCACTTTGTCGCAAAGCCCCGAAACCGCTTGCATGGCCCCTGCCATTCGGCTGAATAGCGCCGACTCCCCAGCCGCCCGGCACAAATCAAGACCGGAATTCTGATGACGAAGACAAGGCCGCTGCTCCTGATCGGAGCCCTGTGCATCGCGACGCTTTCGCTCGGCGCCTGTTCGGACAAGGATGCGAAGGGCGGCAATCGCACCGCCGAGGTCGGCTATGTCGTCGTCAAACAGGAGGCGGTGCCGGTGACCACCTCGCTCGGCGGGCGTACCGTCGCTTTCGAGACGAGCGAGGTACGGCCGCAGGTGAACGGCGTCATCCGCCGCCGCCTGTTCACCGAGGGCGGCTTCGTCCGCGCCGGTCAGCCGCTTTATCAGATCGATGCGAGCCTTTATCAGGCGGCGGTCGATCAGGCCGAAGCGAATCTTGCGAGCGCCCGCGCCAGCGCGCAGGCGGCCGAGGAAAAAGCGAAGCGCTTTGCCCCGCTCGCGAAAATTCAGGCGGTCGCCGAGCAGGATTATACCGACGCGCTGGCGCAGGCCCGCAGCGCGCGCGCCGCGGTGGCGCAAAATGCCGCCGCGCTCGAAACCGCGCGGATCAACCTGCGCTACACCAGCCTGTCGGCGCCGATCAGCGGGCGCATCGGCCGCAGCCTGGTCACGCCGGGCGGATTGGTCAGCGCGAGCCAGGCGACCCCGCTCGCGGTGATCCAGCAGACCGACCCCATCTATGTCGACATGCAGCAGTCGAGCGCCGACCTCACCCGGCTGCGCCAGGCGCTCGCCAGCGGCGGGGTGACGCCGGGCGGCACCTCGGTGCGGCTGAAGCTGGAGGACGGCAGCGACTACCCTCTTCCCGGCACGGTGCAGTTTTCGGAAGTGACGGTCAGCGAGGAAACCGGCACGGTGACGCTGCGCGCGCGCTTTCCGAACCCTGGGGGGCTGCTGCTTCCCGGCATGTTCGTGACGGCGCTGTTCGATCAGGCGATCAATCCGGCCGCGATGCTCGTGCCGCAAACCGCGGTGCAGCGCGATTTCGACGGGTCGGCCTTCGTCTATCTGGTCGGCAAGGACAACAAGGCAGCGCGGCGCAAGATCGTCGCCGAGCGCACGGTGGGGACGAACTGGGTCGTCACCGACGGGCTGAAGCCCGGCGACAAGGTCATCAGCCAGGGGGTCGGCAACCTGCGGCAGGGTGCGCCGATCAAGCCGGTTCCGGCCAGCAGTCCGCAGCGGATAGGGGCGCCCGCGGACAAGAGTGCGGCGACGAAAGGACAATAGCCCCCCATGTCGCGCATCTTCATCAATCGGCCGATCTTCGCCTGGGTGCTGGCGATCGTCGTCATGCTCGGCGGGCTGGGCGCGCTCTTCTCGCTGCCGCTCGAACAATATCCCGATATCGCTCCCGCGCAGGTCAATATCCGCGCGAGCTATCCGGGCGCGTCGGCCGAGACGATCGAGAACAGCGTGACGCAGGTGCTCGAACAGCAGCTCACCGGAATCGATGGCCTCCTCTATTTCAGCTCGCAATCGAGTTCGCGCGGGCAGGCCAGCATCTCGGCGATCTTTGCCAAGGGCACCGATCCCGACATCGCGCAGGTGCAGGTGCAGAACAAGATCGCCTCGGCGATCTCGCGCCTGCCGCAGCAGGTGCAGCAGCAGGGGGTGCGCGTCACCAAATCGAACGCCGATTCGCTGTTGCTCGTCGGCGTCTATGATGAAACCGACACGCGGTCGAACCAGGACGTGTCCGACTATATGGCGTCGAACATCCAGGATCCGCTGTCGCGCGTCGAGGGGGTCGGCGACGTCAACGTCTATGGCGCGCCGCACGCGATGCGCATCTGGCTCAATCCGCAGCGGCTCGCCGCCGTCTCGCTGATGCCCGGCGACGTCGTTTCGGCGATCAGCGCGCAGAACAGCGAGGTCGCGGCGGGCGACGTCGGCGGCCTGCCCGCGCCGCAGGGTCAGATGCTCAACGCGACCGTCACCGCCCAGTCGCGCCTTCAGACCCCCGAACAGTTCGAGAATATCGTCCTCAAGACGCTTCCCGACGGGTCCGCGGTGCGGATCAAGGACGTCGCGCGGGTCGAAATCGGCGCCGAGAGCTATACGACCATCAGCCGCGTCAACGGCCATCCCGGCGCGGGCATGTCGATCTCGCTGTCGCCGGGGGCCGACGCGCTCGAAACCGCCGATCGCGTCAAGGCGCGGATGGAGGAGCTTTCCGCCGACTTCCCCGACGGGCTTGCCTACAGCTATGCCAACGACGCGACCGCTTTCATCAAGCTGTCGGTCAGCGAAGTGCGCAAATCGCTGCTCGAGGCGATCCTGCTCGTCGTCCTCGTGATGTTCGTCTTCCTGCAAAGCTGGCGCGCGGTGCTGGTCCCCGCGATCGCGGTGCCGGTCGTCCTGCTCGGAACCTTCGGCATCTTCTATATCGCGGGCTTCACGATCAACACGCTGACCCTGTTCGGGCTGACGCTCGCGATCGGCCTGCTCGTCGACGACGCGATCGTCGTCGTCGAGAATGTCGAGCGATTGATGGAAGAAAATCCGGGCATGTCGGCGCGCGAGGCGACGATCGAGTCGATGAAGGAATTGCAGGTCGCGCTGATCGCGATCGCGCTCGTGCTGTCGGCGGTATTCCTGCCGATGGCCTTTTTCGGCGGGTCGACCGGGGTCATCTATCGCCAATTCTCGGTCACCATCGTCTCGGCGATGGGGCTGTCGGTGCTCGTCGC
Proteins encoded in this window:
- the dxs gene encoding 1-deoxy-D-xylulose-5-phosphate synthase: MTDRPHTPLLDTVDVPADLRKLKPEDLRQFADELRAEMISAVGTTGGHLGSGLGVVELTVALHYVFDTPRDKIVWDVGHQCYPHKIVTGRRDRIRTLRTGGGLSGFTKRSESEYDPFGAAHSSTSISAALGFAIANKLKDEPGRAIAVIGDGSMSAGMAYEAMNNAAAAGNRLIVILNDNDMSIAPPVGGLSAYLAKLVSSRPFVELREIARRFARKLPQPLHKAAKKTDEFARGMAMGGTLFEELGFYYVGPIDGHNLDHLIPVLENVRDSDHGPVLIHAVTQKGKGYAPAEAAADKYHGVQKFDVITGVQAKAPPGPPAYQNVFGETLARLAETDKRIVAITAAMPSGTGVDKFAKAHPDRSFDVGIAEQHAVTFAAGLAAQGMRPFAAIYSTFLQRAYDQVVHDVAIQNLPVRFAIDRAGLVGADGSTHAGSFDITYLATLPNMVVMAAADEAELVHMTYTAAEYDAGPIAFRYPRGSGTGVALPEVPQKLAIGKGRVVRQGKTVAILSLGTRLAEALKAADTLEARGLSTSVIDLRFAKPLDEELIRRTLAAHEVCVTIEEGSIGGLGAHVLTLASDEGLIDAGLKLRTMRLPDVFQDQDKPEAQYDEAGLNAPQIVDTVLKALRHNSAGVEEAGARA
- a CDS encoding LysR family transcriptional regulator, producing MDWDKLQYFLFVARHGTLARAGAALHVDATTVSRRVSALETALGQTLFERAPTGFVLTAAGRALVPHAEAMAAAAARIHTRDEETGLSGQLRVSVSEGFGNSFIAPRLGGFVAAHPELEIDLVASSGFLDPSRREADMAILLARPRKGPLITRKLSDYSLGLYAPADRPEWCDAAERTPLARAGIPVIGYMPDILYAPELDYLGEIEPGLRATVRSSSILAQRRMIAGGAGVGVLPCFLAADDPALVRVRADQVIARAFWLALHRDVAPQPRIRAFIEWLDAEVRENRSLLVPADAARAAQN
- a CDS encoding efflux RND transporter periplasmic adaptor subunit, which translates into the protein MTKTRPLLLIGALCIATLSLGACSDKDAKGGNRTAEVGYVVVKQEAVPVTTSLGGRTVAFETSEVRPQVNGVIRRRLFTEGGFVRAGQPLYQIDASLYQAAVDQAEANLASARASAQAAEEKAKRFAPLAKIQAVAEQDYTDALAQARSARAAVAQNAAALETARINLRYTSLSAPISGRIGRSLVTPGGLVSASQATPLAVIQQTDPIYVDMQQSSADLTRLRQALASGGVTPGGTSVRLKLEDGSDYPLPGTVQFSEVTVSEETGTVTLRARFPNPGGLLLPGMFVTALFDQAINPAAMLVPQTAVQRDFDGSAFVYLVGKDNKAARRKIVAERTVGTNWVVTDGLKPGDKVISQGVGNLRQGAPIKPVPASSPQRIGAPADKSAATKGQ
- a CDS encoding MipA/OmpV family protein, which codes for MPDLTSLFRFLRLAPILAALAGFAAPAAAEEVALPYDLPLTADPSPVAVPADAPVHFVQDSGDIDDNILLPAARPQDDREDRRYARDYFALAAGVITVPSYNGSDERNVLPAFYFRGRYKGYSFSTRGTNFQVDLIRQKRGQRTDFKFGPIINLRSDRTGRIKDAQVEALGDRKMAVELGISAGITQSGIITSRYDQIGFRVVGVKDISGRHGSWVVSPTIDYGTPLSKRAYIGLSASFNLYGKGFGRYYFDVDPVGSAASGLPVYTGAGRKATLGKYTIGMAGAYSLSGDLRKGFVLIGGAQYGRMTSRFGASPIVDVAGSRDQWLMGGGLAYQF